A portion of the Microlunatus phosphovorus NM-1 genome contains these proteins:
- a CDS encoding MFS transporter, translating to MAKSPQGPLPADPEHPKGSLKRVITSSALGQFVEWYDFVIYAYSAAILAKLFFPKEDPVAGTLFVFAGYAVGFLMRPLGGIVFGLLGDRIGRRTVLVIVIVAMGAGTMGIGLLPTYQSVGVLAPVLLVVCRMVQGFSAAGETVGSNAFVAEHAPAGKRGLYTSFTYSFSTLPSVVASLFVLLLTTGLGPETYEAWGWRIAFLIGGPMALVGLYIRSRVDESPVYEAAKAAKATAEAKHVTIEKTSVRQAVIQTLALAALSSLAFYTISGYMVSYLTTGAKLPQSQALLTNGIALLVAVTCFWLGGALSDRFGRKPILFSAIGATIVLYLPAFWLAGLGHMWSALIGQLIIAIIFGLYWGAFGITVIELFPTRNRVSGAMISYNIAYTVFGGTAPLLATWLIARTGVLVAPGIYMMVVAIIVFILVRNLPETSRSNLLHSDDRAPVSSGAAGATE from the coding sequence ATGGCCAAGAGCCCACAAGGCCCGCTGCCGGCTGATCCCGAGCACCCCAAGGGATCGCTGAAAAGGGTCATTACCTCGTCGGCCCTCGGTCAGTTCGTCGAGTGGTACGACTTCGTCATCTACGCCTACTCGGCCGCGATCCTCGCGAAGCTGTTCTTCCCCAAGGAGGACCCGGTCGCGGGGACGCTGTTCGTCTTCGCCGGCTACGCGGTCGGCTTCTTGATGCGTCCGCTCGGCGGCATCGTCTTCGGTCTGCTCGGCGACCGGATCGGCCGGCGTACGGTGCTGGTGATCGTGATCGTCGCGATGGGTGCGGGCACGATGGGCATCGGGCTGCTGCCCACCTATCAATCGGTCGGGGTGCTCGCCCCGGTCCTGCTCGTGGTCTGCCGGATGGTGCAGGGCTTCTCGGCCGCCGGCGAGACCGTCGGATCCAACGCGTTCGTGGCCGAGCACGCGCCGGCCGGCAAACGTGGTCTCTACACCTCGTTCACCTACAGCTTCTCCACTCTTCCCTCGGTGGTGGCGTCCCTCTTCGTCCTGCTGTTGACCACCGGTCTCGGCCCGGAGACGTACGAGGCCTGGGGCTGGCGGATCGCGTTCCTGATCGGTGGCCCGATGGCGCTCGTCGGGCTCTACATCCGTTCCAGAGTTGACGAATCTCCCGTGTACGAGGCGGCCAAGGCAGCCAAGGCGACCGCCGAGGCCAAGCACGTCACCATCGAGAAGACCTCCGTTCGGCAAGCGGTCATCCAGACCCTCGCGCTTGCGGCGCTGTCCAGCCTCGCCTTCTACACCATCAGCGGCTACATGGTCAGCTACCTCACCACCGGTGCGAAGCTGCCGCAGAGCCAAGCCCTGCTCACCAACGGCATCGCCTTGCTGGTTGCGGTCACCTGCTTCTGGCTCGGTGGCGCCCTTTCCGACCGATTCGGGCGCAAGCCGATCCTGTTCTCCGCGATCGGCGCCACGATCGTGCTGTACCTGCCGGCCTTCTGGCTCGCCGGTCTGGGTCACATGTGGTCGGCGCTCATCGGCCAGCTGATCATCGCGATCATCTTCGGGCTCTACTGGGGCGCGTTCGGCATCACCGTGATCGAGCTGTTCCCCACGCGGAACCGGGTCAGCGGCGCGATGATCAGTTACAACATCGCCTACACCGTCTTCGGCGGCACGGCGCCGCTGCTGGCCACCTGGCTGATCGCTCGGACCGGGGTGCTGGTCGCGCCCGGTATCTACATGATGGTGGTCGCGATCATCGTGTTCATCCTGGTACGCAACCTGCCGGAGACCTCGCGGAGCAACCTGCTGCACTCCGATGATCGGGCACCCGTCTCGTCCGGTGCCGCCGGTGCAACGGAATAG
- a CDS encoding class I SAM-dependent methyltransferase produces MTSHHRGASHDLGDVPAAYDRAAPTYDKMVNLTPGYHRHLQSAADALVEWLPAGVGLTVVDLGCGSGASTDALVNSMGHRGETYAAIGIDASAGMLTEAHSKPWPTWVSFLEGRAESLASLVPPVSGVFAAHLFRDIVDRDALLRSIWEALEPGGVLVVQDCCPAGSTRARVTWNAVSWSAAIPLAKAITRDSALYRHLWRTALDNDSVDVLAERMLRAGFVDVEHRTAPGWPRGIRYTFRGRKPR; encoded by the coding sequence ATGACCAGTCACCATCGGGGCGCCTCCCACGACCTCGGCGATGTGCCGGCGGCGTACGATCGAGCGGCCCCGACGTACGACAAGATGGTCAACCTCACTCCCGGCTATCACCGGCACCTGCAGTCCGCTGCCGATGCCCTGGTGGAGTGGCTGCCGGCGGGCGTCGGGCTGACGGTGGTCGACCTGGGCTGCGGGTCGGGGGCCTCCACCGATGCCCTGGTCAACAGCATGGGGCACCGCGGCGAAACCTATGCGGCGATCGGCATCGACGCCTCGGCCGGGATGCTGACTGAGGCACACTCCAAGCCCTGGCCCACCTGGGTGTCGTTCCTGGAGGGTCGGGCGGAATCGCTGGCGTCGTTGGTGCCGCCGGTGTCGGGGGTGTTCGCCGCCCATCTGTTCCGCGACATCGTCGACCGCGACGCCCTGCTGCGCTCGATCTGGGAGGCGCTGGAACCCGGTGGCGTACTGGTCGTACAGGACTGCTGCCCGGCCGGGTCGACCCGGGCTCGGGTGACCTGGAACGCGGTGTCCTGGTCAGCGGCCATCCCGCTCGCGAAGGCGATCACCCGCGACTCAGCCCTCTATCGCCACCTGTGGCGGACTGCCCTCGACAACGACTCGGTCGATGTCCTCGCCGAACGGATGCTGAGGGCTGGATTCGTCGACGTCGAGCACCGTACGGCCCCCGGCTGGCCCCGCGGGATCCGCTACACCTTCCGGGGGCGTAAACCCCGTTGA
- a CDS encoding AAA family ATPase: MNDGAHSGRPVADQAVAGQAVADQAVTGQAVTGQEGAVQALTVGEVARLSRQVLERVGTVVVEMDQPLRIALAALLAGGHVLFEDVPGLGKTLAARSLASALGLEFRRLQCTPDLLPADITGSYVYDPADAVFAFRPGPVFTGLLLADEINRTAPKTQSALLEAMAERQVTVEGTTFVLPQPFHVMATSNPVEYEGTYPLPEAQLDRFMVRLSVGYPSRAAEVDVLARRLARRSDEALVEPVVGPGTVLAMQAGIELVDVDPDIVSYCVAIAASTRRHPGVEVGASPRGSLALLLVSRALAVLSGRDYVLPEDVKEVAVAALAHRITLNPQTWASGLLAADVVQLQLDQVPGPASIGH, encoded by the coding sequence ATGAACGACGGAGCTCACAGCGGTCGACCGGTTGCCGATCAGGCGGTCGCTGGCCAGGCGGTTGCCGATCAGGCGGTCACGGGGCAGGCGGTCACAGGTCAGGAAGGGGCCGTCCAGGCCCTGACGGTCGGGGAGGTGGCTCGGCTCTCCCGGCAGGTGCTGGAACGGGTCGGCACCGTGGTCGTGGAGATGGATCAGCCGCTGCGGATCGCGTTGGCCGCTTTGCTGGCCGGCGGACATGTCCTGTTCGAGGACGTACCGGGCTTGGGCAAGACCCTCGCCGCCCGCAGTCTGGCCTCGGCGTTGGGACTGGAGTTTCGGCGGCTGCAGTGCACACCGGATCTGCTGCCGGCCGACATCACCGGCTCCTATGTCTACGATCCGGCCGACGCGGTGTTCGCGTTCCGGCCCGGGCCGGTGTTCACCGGGCTGTTGTTGGCCGACGAGATCAACCGGACCGCCCCCAAGACGCAGTCCGCGCTGCTGGAGGCGATGGCCGAGCGGCAGGTCACGGTGGAGGGCACGACCTTCGTACTGCCGCAGCCGTTCCACGTGATGGCCACCTCGAATCCGGTGGAGTACGAGGGGACCTATCCCCTGCCCGAGGCGCAGCTCGACCGGTTCATGGTGCGACTGTCGGTGGGCTACCCGAGCCGCGCAGCCGAGGTCGACGTACTCGCCCGCCGTCTGGCCCGCAGATCGGACGAGGCTCTGGTGGAGCCCGTGGTGGGTCCCGGGACGGTGCTGGCGATGCAGGCCGGCATCGAGCTGGTCGACGTCGATCCCGACATCGTGTCCTATTGCGTGGCGATCGCCGCCAGCACCAGGCGACATCCTGGCGTCGAGGTCGGTGCCTCGCCGCGTGGCTCCCTGGCCCTGTTGCTCGTCTCGCGGGCACTGGCGGTACTTTCGGGTCGCGACTATGTCCTGCCTGAGGACGTCAAAGAGGTCGCCGTCGCCGCGCTGGCGCACCGGATCACCCTCAATCCGCAGACCTGGGCATCAGGGTTGTTGGCCGCCGATGTGGTGCAGCTCCAGCTCGACCAGGTGCCCGGCCCGGCCAGCATCGGTCACTGA
- a CDS encoding ROK family protein, which yields MTDLIGDLKSRRLVKELDPVRRPGAGRPTRPIDMDGAPWCAIGIDLAHDNVAIAATTMGGEELWLANDPVTLRGTEPEEAFAQVREVLVRRLAEVRADREVISVEIGLPGVVVRDRGQLERAADLPWTEFPIRERIREVLAETGLTGIHVGVANDCQLAGLYAARTEVRLPVDSVAVYVGGLREVGSGLIVSGQIFGGAHGVAGDLAQAHVSGAGGDRPDRLSSVLGPEALLVRSGLLGADEAAQKVIDDPIGALELLRNEAEAGNDQVLSALAEAGSALGQVIDDVLGVLNPHAAIIGGYVGVLSPYLQESFDSQLSERLADPAFSATLVATLETLEPRVARGAAMLARDACLADPLTLTRPLRS from the coding sequence TTGACCGACCTGATCGGCGACCTCAAGTCGCGCCGACTGGTCAAAGAGCTGGATCCGGTCCGACGACCGGGTGCCGGGCGGCCTACTCGCCCAATCGACATGGATGGTGCTCCGTGGTGCGCCATCGGTATCGATCTGGCTCACGACAACGTAGCCATCGCCGCGACCACCATGGGTGGTGAGGAGCTCTGGCTGGCCAACGATCCAGTCACGCTCCGCGGCACTGAACCAGAAGAAGCGTTCGCCCAGGTACGCGAGGTGCTCGTCAGGCGCCTCGCCGAAGTGCGGGCCGATCGGGAGGTGATCTCGGTCGAGATCGGTCTCCCGGGCGTGGTGGTACGCGACCGCGGTCAGCTCGAGCGGGCTGCCGACCTGCCGTGGACCGAGTTCCCGATCCGGGAACGCATCCGCGAGGTGCTGGCCGAGACCGGGCTGACCGGTATTCACGTCGGCGTCGCCAACGACTGCCAACTCGCGGGTCTGTACGCAGCCCGGACCGAGGTTCGCCTACCGGTGGACTCGGTGGCCGTCTATGTCGGCGGCCTGCGGGAGGTCGGCAGCGGTCTGATCGTCAGCGGGCAGATCTTCGGTGGTGCGCACGGCGTCGCCGGTGACCTCGCCCAGGCCCACGTCAGCGGAGCGGGCGGTGACCGGCCGGATCGGCTGAGCAGCGTTCTCGGTCCCGAGGCACTGCTCGTACGCAGCGGCCTGCTGGGTGCGGACGAGGCGGCCCAGAAGGTGATCGACGATCCGATCGGAGCGCTGGAACTGCTGCGCAACGAGGCCGAAGCCGGCAATGACCAGGTGCTGAGCGCCTTGGCCGAGGCCGGGAGTGCGCTGGGCCAGGTGATCGATGACGTGCTCGGGGTGCTCAACCCGCACGCCGCGATCATCGGTGGGTATGTCGGCGTGCTGTCGCCGTACCTGCAGGAGTCCTTCGACTCACAGCTCAGCGAGCGGCTTGCCGATCCGGCGTTCTCGGCCACTCTGGTCGCCACGCTGGAGACGCTGGAACCTCGAGTGGCCCGTGGGGCAGCCATGCTGGCGCGAGACGCCTGCCTGGCCGATCCGCTGACCCTCACCCGTCCGTTGCGGAGCTGA
- a CDS encoding IS4 family transposase, with product MAGVTREVRSAEERLPDRVSIGVLARSFPAAVLDEVIEAAGVREVRYRRLPARLMMVFTLACWLFMRSGYGLVLSRLADAQALTGGGWGDWQAPGTGSITKAKAKLGAEPFKLLFARTTVPAGTPVTPGVFHAGLRVVTVDGFTLDVPDTAANEGFFGRGGNGSRSQNPYPQLRALVLAESGTRVLLAAAHGPSSTGEQTLAVDLLPALDSGMLVLADRNFASWKLWQAAAGTGAQLCWRMSASFTLPVRQVLDDGTYLSQLNPPSKKDGDPIPVRVVEYSVTTTDTHGVETSELFALATTLLDAQAYPAIELAQLYHARWQAETGIADLKTTIRGGPEVLLRSKTPIMVEQEFWAMLCVYQAIRDLIGYATPAGLDPGRISFKRAFQAAQDSTTRAALSPQPT from the coding sequence GTGGCTGGTGTGACGCGTGAGGTGAGGTCGGCGGAGGAGCGGTTGCCTGATCGGGTCTCGATCGGGGTGCTGGCACGGTCGTTCCCGGCGGCGGTGCTGGATGAGGTGATCGAGGCGGCAGGGGTGCGGGAGGTCCGGTATCGGCGGCTGCCGGCTCGGTTGATGATGGTATTCACGCTGGCGTGCTGGCTGTTCATGCGGTCGGGGTACGGGTTGGTGCTGTCGAGGCTGGCCGATGCGCAGGCGTTGACGGGTGGCGGCTGGGGAGACTGGCAGGCTCCGGGAACGGGATCGATCACGAAGGCGAAGGCGAAGCTGGGCGCGGAGCCGTTCAAGCTGTTGTTTGCGCGGACGACGGTGCCGGCGGGGACGCCTGTGACGCCCGGGGTCTTTCATGCCGGGCTGCGGGTGGTGACGGTCGACGGGTTCACCCTGGATGTGCCGGACACGGCGGCGAACGAGGGGTTCTTCGGCCGTGGTGGCAACGGCAGCAGGTCGCAGAATCCGTATCCGCAGCTGCGGGCGCTGGTGCTGGCCGAGTCCGGAACCCGGGTGCTGCTGGCCGCCGCCCATGGGCCGTCCAGCACCGGCGAGCAGACCCTGGCCGTCGATCTGCTGCCCGCGCTCGACAGCGGGATGCTGGTGCTGGCCGACCGGAACTTCGCCTCCTGGAAGCTGTGGCAGGCGGCCGCCGGGACCGGCGCGCAGCTGTGCTGGCGGATGTCGGCATCGTTCACTCTGCCAGTGCGGCAGGTGCTGGACGACGGCACCTACCTGTCCCAGCTGAACCCGCCCTCCAAGAAGGACGGCGACCCGATCCCGGTCCGGGTGGTCGAGTACTCGGTGACCACCACCGACACCCACGGGGTCGAGACCTCCGAACTGTTCGCGCTGGCCACCACCCTGCTCGACGCGCAGGCGTACCCGGCGATCGAGCTGGCCCAGCTCTACCACGCCCGCTGGCAGGCCGAGACCGGTATCGCCGACCTGAAGACCACCATCCGCGGCGGCCCCGAAGTGCTGCTCCGCTCCAAGACCCCCATCATGGTCGAGCAAGAATTCTGGGCCATGCTGTGCGTCTACCAGGCGATCCGCGACCTGATCGGCTACGCCACACCCGCCGGGCTCGACCCCGGCCGGATCAGCTTCAAACGCGCCTTCCAAGCCGCCCAGGACTCCACGACCCGGGCGGCTCTCTCCCCCCAGCCGACCTGA
- a CDS encoding sulfate adenylyltransferase subunit 1, whose amino-acid sequence MSTAELIRIATAGSVDDGKSTLIGRLLYDSKSLFTDQLEAVSATSRRRGDDYTDLSLLTDGLRAEREQGITIDVAYRYFATPRRKFILADTPGHVQYTRNMVTGASTADIALIVVDARRGITEQSRRHAFIASLLGVPHLVLCVNKMDLVDWSEDAYEQIRDEFTEFAARLRIRHLTFIPISALLGDNVVTSSSNMPWYAGGPLLNLLETMYVASDRNLVDVRFPVQYVIRPQSARARDYRGYAGVVASGIMRPGDPVLALPSGFTSTIGAIDSPDGPIEEALPQMAVTIRLDDDIDISRGDMLCRPHNSPEVRQNIDAKICWLDESSVLRPRRKYGIKHTTRWGRAMVQSVDYRIDVNTMHRDVDAGQLGLNEIGRVQLRTTLPLFCDPYAANRATGSFILVDESTNRTVGAGVIDAH is encoded by the coding sequence TTGAGCACCGCCGAGCTCATCCGCATCGCGACCGCCGGCTCCGTCGACGACGGGAAGAGCACCCTCATCGGCAGGCTGCTCTACGACTCGAAGTCGCTGTTCACCGACCAGCTGGAGGCGGTCAGCGCGACCAGCCGACGCCGGGGTGACGACTACACCGACCTCTCGCTGCTGACCGACGGGTTGCGGGCCGAGCGGGAACAAGGCATCACCATCGACGTCGCCTACCGCTATTTCGCCACGCCGCGGCGGAAGTTCATCCTGGCCGACACACCCGGGCATGTTCAGTACACCCGCAACATGGTGACCGGCGCATCGACCGCAGACATCGCTCTGATCGTCGTCGATGCCCGGCGTGGCATCACCGAGCAGAGCCGACGGCATGCGTTCATCGCCTCGCTGCTCGGTGTTCCCCATCTGGTGCTCTGCGTGAACAAGATGGACCTCGTCGACTGGTCGGAGGACGCGTACGAGCAGATCCGCGACGAGTTCACCGAATTCGCGGCGCGACTGCGGATCCGCCACCTCACGTTCATCCCGATCTCCGCGTTGCTGGGAGACAATGTCGTCACCTCCAGCAGCAACATGCCCTGGTATGCCGGCGGGCCGCTGCTGAACCTGCTGGAGACCATGTATGTCGCCAGCGATCGCAATCTCGTGGACGTCCGCTTTCCGGTCCAGTACGTGATCCGGCCACAGTCCGCGCGGGCCCGGGACTACCGCGGGTACGCCGGCGTCGTGGCCAGCGGCATCATGCGCCCGGGTGATCCGGTATTGGCCCTGCCGAGTGGTTTCACCAGCACCATCGGCGCCATCGACTCACCCGATGGCCCGATCGAGGAGGCGCTGCCGCAGATGGCGGTGACCATTCGGCTCGACGACGACATCGACATCAGCCGGGGCGACATGCTCTGTCGACCACACAACTCCCCGGAGGTCCGGCAGAACATCGACGCCAAGATCTGCTGGCTGGACGAGTCGAGCGTCCTGCGGCCCCGCCGCAAGTACGGCATCAAGCACACCACCCGTTGGGGACGAGCCATGGTGCAGTCGGTGGACTACCGGATCGACGTCAACACCATGCACCGGGACGTCGATGCCGGTCAGCTGGGTCTCAACGAGATCGGCCGCGTCCAGCTGCGGACCACGCTGCCACTGTTCTGCGACCCGTACGCGGCCAATCGTGCGACCGGATCGTTCATCCTCGTCGACGAGTCGACCAACCGTACGGTCGGGGCCGGCGTGATCGACGCCCACTGA
- the cysD gene encoding sulfate adenylyltransferase subunit CysD — MTQTQRSRTLSHLAALESESIHIIREVAAEMQRPCLLFSGGKDSAVLLHLAASAFTPARLPFPVMHVDTGLNFPEVLEFRDKWVAEIDAELIVASVPEAIEQGLVREEPNGSRNRIQTPVLLEAAERHGFDALFGGARRDEEKARAKERIFSFRDDFGQWDPKNQRPELWNLYNGRVFPGESMRVFPLSNWTELDVWRFIAHRNIPLPELYFAAEREVVDRDGMLFAVNQFTPAGARDTVLRRPVRYRTIGDANLTACVPSSAATIEEVLAEVETTRLTERGATRGDDRVSDTAMEDRKKEGYF, encoded by the coding sequence TTGACCCAGACTCAGAGAAGCCGGACACTCAGCCATTTGGCGGCACTGGAGTCGGAGAGCATCCACATCATCCGTGAAGTGGCGGCGGAGATGCAGCGCCCGTGCCTGCTCTTCTCGGGCGGCAAGGACTCCGCGGTGCTGCTCCACCTGGCGGCGAGCGCATTCACTCCTGCGCGGCTGCCGTTCCCGGTGATGCACGTTGACACCGGCCTCAACTTCCCCGAGGTGCTGGAGTTCCGGGACAAGTGGGTCGCCGAGATCGACGCGGAGCTGATCGTGGCCAGCGTGCCGGAGGCGATCGAGCAAGGCCTGGTACGCGAGGAGCCGAACGGATCCCGCAACCGGATCCAGACTCCGGTGCTGCTGGAGGCGGCCGAGCGCCACGGCTTCGACGCGCTGTTCGGCGGAGCGCGCCGGGATGAGGAGAAGGCTCGGGCGAAGGAGCGGATCTTCTCCTTCCGGGACGACTTCGGCCAGTGGGATCCGAAGAACCAGCGTCCGGAGCTGTGGAATCTCTACAACGGGCGGGTCTTTCCCGGCGAGAGCATGCGGGTGTTCCCGCTGTCGAATTGGACCGAGCTGGACGTCTGGCGCTTCATCGCGCACCGGAACATTCCCTTGCCGGAGCTCTATTTCGCCGCTGAGCGAGAGGTGGTTGACCGCGACGGGATGCTGTTCGCGGTCAACCAGTTCACCCCTGCCGGGGCACGCGACACGGTGCTCCGCCGGCCCGTCCGCTACCGGACGATCGGCGACGCGAACCTGACCGCCTGCGTACCCTCGTCCGCCGCCACGATCGAGGAGGTCCTGGCCGAGGTCGAGACCACCCGACTCACCGAACGCGGCGCCACCCGCGGTGACGACCGGGTCAGCGACACCGCCATGGAGGACCGCAAGAAGGAGGGCTACTTTTGA
- a CDS encoding DUF4129 domain-containing protein, with protein MLARRAQTPATSRAPLLSPARAFIALVLMVAIVAASTAGGWRLEPRGWLENLSPNLEAPPTTYEPPTHPPPLTPPSPLQHWIAGVLTVLVGLAVLVVLIYLGRWLWRQRPRRAVAVEGPPDTTPAGALAAEPDLATLVRGAEAAESILAETGGQPRDLILRCWLALEEAAAASGAARRPSDSPTEFTGLVLLATQADPASVDTLLRLYHQARFSRHPITDDEVRSARTAVIKLARIWRSFDTAMRHTVQDQP; from the coding sequence ATGCTGGCTCGGCGAGCTCAAACGCCAGCGACGTCACGGGCGCCGCTGCTATCGCCGGCCCGGGCCTTCATCGCCCTGGTCCTCATGGTGGCCATCGTCGCCGCCAGCACAGCAGGCGGCTGGCGACTGGAGCCACGGGGGTGGCTGGAGAATCTCTCTCCCAATCTCGAAGCGCCACCGACCACCTATGAGCCGCCCACCCATCCGCCGCCGTTGACCCCACCCAGCCCGCTTCAGCACTGGATCGCGGGAGTCCTGACCGTCCTGGTCGGCCTGGCTGTCCTGGTCGTACTGATCTATCTCGGGCGCTGGCTGTGGCGGCAGCGCCCGCGACGTGCCGTCGCTGTCGAAGGGCCTCCCGACACCACACCTGCCGGGGCGCTCGCCGCGGAACCGGATCTGGCGACCTTGGTGCGCGGCGCGGAGGCCGCCGAGAGCATCCTCGCCGAGACCGGCGGGCAGCCGCGCGACCTGATCCTGCGCTGCTGGCTCGCCCTGGAGGAGGCTGCCGCCGCTTCGGGCGCCGCCCGTCGACCATCCGACAGCCCGACGGAGTTCACCGGTCTCGTGCTGTTGGCCACCCAGGCCGACCCGGCGTCGGTCGACACGCTGCTCCGGCTCTATCACCAGGCACGCTTCTCTCGGCACCCGATCACCGATGACGAGGTACGCAGCGCGCGGACCGCGGTGATCAAACTGGCCCGGATCTGGCGCAGCTTCGACACCGCGATGCGACACACCGTCCAGGACCAGCCATGA